In the genome of Pseudomonas sp. P5_109, one region contains:
- a CDS encoding heavy metal translocating P-type ATPase translates to MTTPLPCYHCALPVPAGSRFTAAVLGESREFCCPGCQAVAEAIVAGGLESYYQHRSEASANPEALPVQLVDELALYDRADVQQSFVRHEGELAETTLLMEGISCAACGWLIEKHLRTLPAVAEARLNLSNHRLHVRWSDAQLPLSQVLSELRQIGYAAHPYQADRASEQLASENRLALRQLGVAGLLWFQAMMATMATWPEFNIDLSPEMHTILRWVALFLTTPIVFYSCAPFFKGAMRDLRTRHLTMDVSVSLAIGSAYIAGIWTSITGVGELYFDAVGMFALFLLAGRYLERRARERTAAATAQLVNLLPASCLRLMPDGQSERILLSELRVGDQVLVHPGAILPADGKILDGQSSVDESLLTGEYLPQPRSLGDAVTAGTLNVEGALTVEVQALGQNTRLSAIVRLLDRAQAEKPRLAEIADRAAQWFLLLSLIAAAAIGLLWWELDSSRAFWIVLAMLVATCPCALSLATPTALTAATGTLHKLGLLLTRGHVLEGLNQIDTVIFDKTGTLTEGRLALRSIRPLGALDSDQCLGLAAALENRSEHPIARAFGRAPMAAEEVHSTPGLGLEGLVEGRRLRIGQPGFVCELSGAVVPSMPEEAGQWLLLGDSQGPLAWFVLDDRLRADAPALLDACKARGWRTLLLSGDSSPMVASVAAELGIDEARGGLRPDDKLQVLQQLHKEGRKVLMLGDGVNDVPVLAAADISVAMGSATDLAKTSADAVLLSNRLDALVQAFSLARRTRRVIIENLLWAGLYNGLMLPFAALGWITPVWAAVGMSISSLTVVLNALRLTRMPSAPAASTTPETRPLPA, encoded by the coding sequence ATGACCACCCCACTCCCCTGCTACCACTGCGCCCTGCCCGTCCCGGCCGGCAGCCGCTTCACCGCCGCCGTGCTCGGGGAGTCCCGCGAGTTCTGCTGCCCGGGTTGCCAGGCCGTGGCCGAGGCCATCGTCGCCGGCGGCCTGGAAAGCTATTACCAGCACCGCAGCGAAGCCTCGGCCAACCCCGAAGCGCTACCGGTGCAACTGGTGGACGAACTGGCGCTGTACGACCGTGCCGATGTGCAGCAATCCTTCGTTCGCCATGAAGGCGAACTCGCCGAAACCACCCTTTTGATGGAAGGCATCAGCTGCGCGGCTTGCGGCTGGTTGATCGAAAAACACCTGCGCACCTTGCCGGCGGTAGCCGAAGCTCGCCTGAACCTGTCCAACCATCGCCTGCACGTGCGCTGGAGCGACGCGCAACTCCCCCTGAGTCAGGTCCTCAGCGAACTGCGCCAGATCGGTTATGCCGCACACCCCTATCAGGCCGACCGCGCCAGCGAACAACTGGCCAGCGAAAACCGCCTGGCCCTGCGCCAGCTCGGCGTGGCCGGGCTGCTCTGGTTCCAGGCGATGATGGCAACCATGGCCACCTGGCCTGAATTCAACATCGACCTTAGCCCCGAAATGCACACCATCCTGCGCTGGGTCGCGCTGTTCCTCACCACCCCGATCGTGTTCTACAGCTGCGCGCCGTTTTTCAAAGGTGCCATGCGCGATCTGCGCACCCGCCACCTGACCATGGACGTTTCGGTATCGCTGGCCATTGGCAGCGCCTACATCGCCGGGATCTGGACGTCGATCACCGGGGTCGGCGAACTGTATTTCGATGCCGTCGGCATGTTTGCCCTGTTTCTGCTCGCCGGGCGTTATCTGGAACGGCGCGCCCGCGAGCGCACGGCTGCCGCCACCGCGCAGCTGGTAAACCTGTTGCCCGCCTCGTGCCTGCGATTGATGCCTGACGGCCAGAGTGAACGCATTTTGCTCAGCGAACTGCGTGTCGGCGATCAGGTGCTGGTTCATCCCGGCGCCATTCTTCCGGCTGACGGAAAAATTCTCGACGGTCAGTCGAGTGTCGACGAGTCACTGCTGACCGGCGAATACTTGCCGCAACCCCGCTCCCTCGGCGACGCAGTCACCGCCGGCACCCTGAACGTCGAAGGCGCGCTGACCGTCGAGGTTCAGGCCCTGGGCCAGAACACTCGCCTCTCGGCCATCGTTCGCCTGCTCGATCGTGCCCAGGCCGAAAAGCCGCGACTGGCGGAAATCGCCGACCGCGCCGCGCAATGGTTCCTGCTGTTGTCGCTGATCGCTGCCGCCGCCATTGGCCTGCTGTGGTGGGAGCTGGACTCATCGCGGGCCTTCTGGATTGTGCTGGCGATGCTCGTGGCGACCTGCCCGTGCGCGTTGTCACTGGCCACACCGACTGCCCTCACCGCCGCCACCGGTACGCTGCACAAACTTGGCCTGCTGTTGACTCGCGGCCATGTGCTCGAAGGCCTCAACCAGATCGACACGGTGATTTTCGACAAGACCGGCACCCTCACCGAAGGACGCCTGGCGCTGCGCTCGATCCGCCCTCTCGGCGCCCTCGACAGCGATCAATGCCTGGGCCTCGCCGCCGCCCTGGAAAATCGCTCCGAACACCCGATCGCCCGTGCTTTCGGACGCGCGCCGATGGCTGCCGAAGAAGTCCACAGCACCCCGGGCCTTGGCCTGGAGGGGCTGGTCGAAGGGCGTCGCCTGCGCATCGGCCAGCCAGGATTCGTTTGCGAGCTCAGCGGCGCCGTGGTGCCGTCGATGCCCGAAGAAGCCGGCCAATGGCTGCTGCTGGGTGACAGCCAGGGACCCTTGGCCTGGTTCGTCCTCGATGATCGTCTGCGTGCCGACGCGCCCGCGCTGCTGGACGCGTGCAAGGCACGTGGCTGGCGCACGCTGTTGTTGTCCGGCGACAGCTCGCCGATGGTCGCCAGCGTGGCGGCGGAGCTGGGCATCGATGAAGCCCGTGGCGGCTTGCGTCCGGACGATAAACTGCAGGTCCTGCAACAGTTGCATAAAGAAGGCCGCAAGGTGTTGATGCTGGGTGACGGGGTCAATGACGTGCCGGTGCTGGCGGCTGCCGATATCAGCGTCGCCATGGGTTCGGCCACCGACCTGGCGAAGACCAGTGCCGATGCCGTGTTACTGTCCAACCGCCTCGACGCGCTGGTGCAAGCCTTCAGCCTGGCGCGGCGCACCCGCCGGGTCATTATCGAGAACCTGTTGTGGGCAGGGTTGTACAATGGCCTCATGCTGCCCTTCGCCGCCCTCGGCTGGATCACTCCAGTCTGGGCGGCGGTGGGCATGTCGATCAGTTCGTTGACCGTGGTGTTGAACGCGCTGCGCCTGACTCGCATGCCGAGCGCGCCCGCCGCCAGCACCACGCCAGAAACCCGCCCGCTGCCGGCCTGA
- a CDS encoding FixH family protein, whose protein sequence is MPAANAASPWYKHLWPWIIIGILACSVTLTLSMVTIAVKNPDNLVNDNYYEAGKGINRSLDRELLAQNLKMRASVHLDDVTGEVDLRLSGDSQPQTLELNLISPTQPEKDRKITLTRSDTEQGRYIGQLSDKIEGRRFVELLGTQDEHIWRMFEEELVSHDKDLLLGDEPLQGAEDLKK, encoded by the coding sequence ATGCCCGCTGCAAATGCCGCAAGTCCCTGGTACAAGCACCTCTGGCCGTGGATCATCATCGGGATCCTGGCTTGCTCGGTGACGCTGACCTTGTCCATGGTGACCATCGCGGTGAAGAACCCGGACAACCTGGTCAACGACAACTACTACGAAGCCGGCAAAGGCATCAACCGTTCCCTCGACCGTGAGCTGTTGGCGCAGAACCTGAAAATGCGCGCCAGCGTTCATCTCGATGACGTGACCGGCGAAGTCGACTTGCGCCTGAGCGGCGACAGCCAGCCCCAGACCCTGGAACTGAACCTGATCTCACCGACCCAGCCGGAGAAGGACCGCAAGATCACCCTGACCCGCAGCGACACCGAACAGGGCCGCTACATCGGCCAATTGAGCGACAAGATCGAAGGCCGGCGTTTTGTCGAGTTGCTCGGCACCCAGGACGAGCACATCTGGCGCATGTTCGAAGAGGAACTGGTCAGCCATGACAAGGACCTGCTGCTGGGTGACGAACCGTTGCAAGGCGCGGAAGACCTGAAAAAGTAA
- the ccoG gene encoding cytochrome c oxidase accessory protein CcoG gives MSNQIPVHDVTPPAKNANNSVDLYASREKIYTRAFTGLFRNLRMAGGAVLFLLYFGTVWLNWGGHQAVWWNVPERKFFIFGATFWPQDFILLSGMLIIAAFGLFFITVYAGRVWCGYTCPQSVWTWIFMWCEKVTEGDRNQRIKLDKAPMSANKFLRKFSKHSLWLLIGFVTGMTFVGYFSPIRELVFDFFTGQADGWSYFWVGFFTLATYGNAGWLREQVCIYMCPYARFQSVMFDKDTLIVSYDPRRGEGRGPRKKGVDYKAQGLGDCIDCTMCVQVCPTGIDIRDGLQIECIGCAACIDACDAIMDKMEYPRGLISYTTEHNLSGQKTHKLRPRLIGYAVVLLAMISLLVTAFFMRSLVGFDVSKDRVLYRENAEGRIENVYSLKIMNKDQRDHTYLLEASGLPDLKLQGRREIKVAAGEIVSQPAELSVAPEKLPSSTNEVKFILKDADDDSIHIEAKSRFIGPQNR, from the coding sequence ATGAGCAACCAGATTCCGGTACACGACGTCACTCCACCCGCCAAGAACGCGAACAACAGCGTCGACCTCTACGCCTCCAGGGAAAAAATCTATACCCGCGCCTTCACCGGCCTGTTTCGCAACCTGCGGATGGCCGGCGGCGCCGTGCTGTTCCTGCTGTATTTCGGCACGGTGTGGCTGAACTGGGGCGGCCATCAGGCCGTGTGGTGGAACGTGCCTGAGCGCAAGTTCTTCATTTTCGGCGCCACCTTCTGGCCCCAGGACTTCATTCTGCTGTCCGGCATGTTGATCATCGCCGCGTTCGGCCTGTTCTTCATCACCGTGTACGCCGGACGGGTCTGGTGCGGCTATACCTGCCCGCAAAGCGTCTGGACCTGGATCTTCATGTGGTGCGAAAAAGTCACCGAAGGTGATCGCAACCAACGTATCAAGCTCGACAAGGCGCCGATGAGCGCCAACAAGTTCCTGCGAAAATTCAGCAAGCACAGCCTGTGGCTGTTGATCGGCTTCGTCACCGGCATGACCTTCGTCGGCTACTTCTCGCCGATCCGCGAACTGGTTTTCGACTTCTTCACCGGCCAGGCGGATGGCTGGTCGTATTTCTGGGTCGGGTTCTTCACCCTCGCCACTTACGGCAACGCCGGCTGGCTGCGTGAACAGGTGTGCATCTACATGTGCCCGTACGCACGCTTCCAGAGCGTGATGTTCGACAAGGACACCCTGATCGTTTCCTACGACCCGCGCCGTGGTGAAGGCCGTGGCCCGCGCAAGAAAGGTGTCGACTACAAGGCCCAGGGCCTGGGTGACTGCATCGACTGCACCATGTGCGTCCAGGTCTGCCCGACCGGTATCGACATCCGCGACGGCCTGCAAATCGAATGCATCGGTTGCGCCGCCTGCATCGATGCCTGCGACGCCATCATGGACAAGATGGAATACCCGCGCGGGCTGATCAGCTACACCACCGAGCACAACCTGTCGGGGCAGAAAACCCATAAACTGCGTCCGCGCCTGATCGGCTATGCGGTGGTGCTGCTGGCGATGATCAGCTTGCTGGTGACCGCGTTCTTCATGCGTTCGCTGGTGGGTTTCGATGTCAGCAAGGACCGTGTGCTGTACCGCGAGAACGCCGAAGGCCGGATCGAAAACGTCTACAGCCTGAAAATCATGAACAAGGACCAGCGCGACCATACCTACCTGCTCGAAGCCTCCGGCCTGCCGGATCTCAAATTGCAGGGTCGGCGAGAGATCAAGGTCGCGGCCGGCGAGATCGTCAGCCAGCCGGCCGAGCTGTCCGTCGCACCGGAAAAACTGCCGTCGAGCACCAACGAGGTGAAATTCATCCTCAAGGATGCAGACGACGACAGCATCCACATTGAAGCCAAGAGCCGGTTCATCGGCCCACAAAATCGTTGA
- a CDS encoding metallophosphoesterase family protein yields MFTHASIKFFACLLLFSASSVVQAVEGMPLHMVFASDPQYPWTEKSDSGEPESAADFEKRSRWLLDSQFASIADFRMKHGAPSQVPLMINGDMTAFGHGWQRSYLESTLNKYFAGDYLYGLGNHDYQNNVDDCFSNSCAAGSIVEFKEHHLGKVDEIDLRITGEALYRLYSGSLAYSKNIGEVHMVQLNNEPTYRTRISHVLNPTTFEITSSLDWLEKDLKAARAQGYAIIINMHKPDGMMGDWEQVKRFREMVARYEVTAIFAGHYHQDGGQASNLNGVPMFLSGGASQETYLVASFSEDRKQLHVSLVKNNDWQARQLIQTVPVKSIFASRP; encoded by the coding sequence ATGTTTACTCATGCAAGTATCAAGTTTTTTGCCTGCCTGCTGTTGTTCTCGGCATCCAGTGTTGTGCAGGCGGTGGAAGGAATGCCGCTTCATATGGTTTTTGCCTCTGATCCGCAATATCCATGGACAGAGAAGTCCGATAGTGGCGAGCCCGAGTCCGCTGCAGACTTTGAAAAACGTTCCAGATGGCTGCTCGATAGCCAGTTTGCGAGCATTGCCGACTTCCGTATGAAACATGGCGCGCCGTCACAAGTGCCCTTGATGATCAATGGCGACATGACAGCGTTTGGTCATGGATGGCAGCGCTCCTACCTTGAGTCGACATTGAATAAATACTTTGCAGGTGATTACCTTTATGGTCTGGGTAATCACGACTATCAGAATAATGTTGATGATTGTTTTAGTAATAGCTGCGCTGCTGGCAGTATCGTGGAGTTCAAGGAGCACCACTTGGGTAAAGTCGACGAGATTGATCTGCGTATAACCGGAGAAGCGCTCTACAGGTTGTATTCGGGCAGTCTCGCTTACTCAAAAAATATAGGCGAGGTTCATATGGTTCAGTTGAATAATGAGCCGACTTACAGAACCCGCATATCTCATGTGTTGAATCCGACGACATTCGAAATCACCAGTTCGCTCGACTGGTTGGAGAAAGATCTCAAGGCTGCCCGGGCTCAGGGCTACGCGATCATCATCAACATGCATAAGCCGGACGGAATGATGGGGGATTGGGAGCAAGTCAAACGCTTCCGGGAAATGGTCGCCAGGTATGAGGTCACGGCCATCTTCGCGGGTCACTACCATCAGGACGGAGGCCAAGCCTCCAACCTGAACGGTGTGCCGATGTTTCTCAGCGGTGGCGCTTCTCAGGAGACTTACCTGGTTGCCAGTTTTTCCGAGGATCGCAAGCAACTGCATGTCAGCCTGGTGAAGAACAACGATTGGCAGGCGCGTCAGTTGATCCAGACGGTGCCCGTGAAATCGATTTTTGCCAGCCGCCCATGA
- the ccoP gene encoding cytochrome-c oxidase, cbb3-type subunit III, with product MTTFWSLYVTVLSLGTIFALTWLLLSTRKGQRSEQTDETVGHSFDGIEEYDNPLPKWWFMLFVGTIIFALGYLALYPGLGNWKGLLPGYGYLDNEKQTPFANGQTGWTGVHEWEKEMAKSDAKFGPIFAKFAAMPIEEVAKDPQALKMGGRLFASNCSVCHGSDAKGAYGFPNLTDADWRWGGEPETIKTTIMGGRHAVMPAWAEVIGEQGVADVAAFVLTNLDGRKLPEGTKADPVAGQKLFATNCVACHGPEGKGTPAMGAPNLTHPAAFIYGSSFAQLQQTIRYGRQGQMPAQEQMQGNDKVHLLAAYVYSLSHGEKAAEAEAQ from the coding sequence ATGACTACATTCTGGAGTCTGTACGTCACAGTCCTCAGTCTCGGTACGATCTTCGCCCTGACCTGGCTGCTGCTGTCGACCCGCAAGGGCCAGCGCAGCGAACAGACGGACGAGACGGTCGGGCACTCCTTCGACGGGATCGAGGAGTACGACAACCCGCTGCCGAAATGGTGGTTCATGCTGTTCGTGGGCACCATCATCTTCGCACTGGGCTACCTGGCGCTGTATCCGGGCCTGGGTAACTGGAAAGGCCTGCTGCCGGGTTACGGCTACCTCGACAACGAGAAGCAGACCCCGTTCGCCAACGGCCAGACCGGCTGGACCGGCGTTCACGAGTGGGAAAAGGAAATGGCCAAGTCGGACGCCAAGTTCGGTCCGATCTTCGCCAAGTTCGCTGCCATGCCCATCGAAGAAGTGGCCAAGGACCCGCAAGCCCTGAAAATGGGTGGTCGCCTGTTCGCTTCCAACTGCTCGGTTTGCCACGGTTCCGACGCCAAGGGCGCCTATGGTTTCCCTAACCTGACCGACGCCGACTGGCGCTGGGGCGGCGAGCCGGAAACCATCAAGACCACCATCATGGGCGGCCGTCACGCGGTGATGCCGGCGTGGGCTGAAGTGATCGGCGAGCAAGGCGTGGCCGACGTGGCCGCGTTTGTCCTGACCAACCTCGATGGCCGCAAGCTGCCGGAAGGCACCAAGGCCGACCCGGTTGCCGGGCAGAAACTGTTCGCCACCAACTGCGTGGCGTGCCACGGTCCGGAAGGCAAAGGTACGCCAGCGATGGGCGCACCTAACCTGACTCACCCGGCCGCGTTCATCTACGGTTCGAGCTTTGCTCAACTGCAGCAGACCATCCGTTACGGCCGTCAGGGCCAGATGCCTGCGCAAGAGCAAATGCAGGGTAACGACAAGGTTCACCTGCTGGCCGCTTACGTCTACAGCCTGTCTCACGGCGAAAAAGCTGCGGAAGCCGAGGCTCAGTAA
- a CDS encoding CcoQ/FixQ family Cbb3-type cytochrome c oxidase assembly chaperone gives MDIGMIRGLGTVVVMVAFIGLALWVFSPKRKSEFEDATLLPFADDPEAIKHVEQASRSNKE, from the coding sequence ATGGATATCGGGATGATTCGTGGCCTGGGCACCGTTGTCGTGATGGTGGCCTTCATTGGACTGGCACTGTGGGTGTTCAGCCCCAAGCGCAAGTCGGAGTTTGAAGACGCGACCTTGCTGCCTTTCGCGGATGATCCCGAAGCCATCAAGCACGTCGAGCAAGCTTCTAGGAGTAACAAAGAATGA
- the ccoO gene encoding cytochrome-c oxidase, cbb3-type subunit II: protein MKHEAVEKNIGLLAFFMVIAVSVGGLTQIVPLFFQDVTNKPVEGMKPRTALELEGRDVYIANGCVGCHSQMIRPFRAETERYGHYSVAGESVWDHPFLWGSKRTGPDLARVGGRYSDDWQRAHLYNPRNVVPESKMPAYPFLVENKLDGKDTAKKMEVLRTLGVPYTDEDIAGAKDAVKGKTEMDALVAYLQGLGTIIKSKR, encoded by the coding sequence ATGAAGCATGAAGCAGTCGAGAAGAACATTGGCCTGCTGGCCTTCTTCATGGTCATCGCCGTCAGTGTCGGCGGCCTGACCCAGATCGTTCCGCTGTTTTTCCAGGACGTCACCAACAAGCCGGTCGAGGGCATGAAGCCCCGCACCGCCCTTGAACTGGAAGGCCGGGACGTTTATATCGCCAACGGTTGTGTCGGCTGCCACTCGCAGATGATCCGTCCGTTCCGTGCTGAAACCGAACGCTACGGCCACTACTCGGTCGCCGGTGAAAGCGTCTGGGACCACCCGTTCCTGTGGGGTTCCAAGCGTACCGGTCCGGACCTGGCCCGTGTCGGCGGTCGTTACTCCGATGACTGGCAGCGTGCGCACTTGTACAACCCGCGCAACGTAGTGCCCGAGTCGAAAATGCCGGCCTACCCGTTCCTCGTGGAAAACAAGCTCGACGGCAAGGACACTGCGAAGAAAATGGAAGTCTTGCGCACGCTCGGCGTCCCTTACACCGACGAAGACATCGCCGGTGCAAAAGACGCAGTGAAGGGCAAAACCGAAATGGACGCGCTGGTGGCCTATCTGCAAGGCCTGGGCACCATCATCAAAAGCAAACGGTGA
- the ccoN gene encoding cytochrome-c oxidase, cbb3-type subunit I: MSTAISPTAYNYKVVRQFAIMTVVWGILGMGLGVFIASQLVWPELNFGLPWTSFGRLRPLHTNLVIFAFGGCALFATSYYVVQRTCQTRLISDSLAAFHFWGWQAVIIGAIVTLPLGYTTTKEYAELEWPLAILLAIVWVTYGLVFFGTIVKRKTKHIYVGNWFYGAFIVVTAMLHIVNHMSLPVSLFKSYSAYSGATDAMIQWWYGHNAVGFFLTTGFLGMMYYFVPKQAERPIYSYRLSIVHFWALITLYIWAGPHHLHYTALPDWAQSLGMAMSIILLAPSWGGMINGMMTLSGAWHKLRTDPILRFLVVSLAFYGMSTFEGPMMAIKTVNSLSHYTDWTIGHVHAGALGWVAMISIGAIYHMIPKLFGRAQMHSTGLINTHFWLATIGTVLYIASMWVNGITQGLMWRAINDDGTLTYSFVEALQASHPGFIVRALGGAFFASGMLFMAYNVFRTVRASNPAEAKAAEQIAVVGAH, translated from the coding sequence ATGAGCACAGCAATCAGTCCGACTGCTTATAACTATAAGGTAGTCCGCCAGTTCGCCATCATGACGGTGGTCTGGGGGATCCTTGGCATGGGGCTCGGTGTCTTCATCGCCTCGCAACTGGTCTGGCCGGAGTTGAACTTCGGTCTGCCATGGACGAGCTTTGGACGCCTGCGCCCGCTGCACACCAACCTGGTGATTTTCGCCTTCGGTGGATGTGCACTGTTTGCCACTTCTTATTACGTCGTGCAGCGAACCTGCCAAACGCGACTGATTTCCGACAGCCTCGCCGCCTTCCACTTCTGGGGATGGCAAGCGGTGATCATCGGCGCCATCGTTACCTTGCCGCTGGGTTACACCACCACCAAGGAATACGCGGAACTGGAATGGCCCCTGGCTATTCTGCTGGCCATTGTCTGGGTCACCTACGGTCTGGTGTTCTTCGGCACCATCGTCAAGCGCAAGACCAAGCACATCTATGTGGGTAACTGGTTCTACGGCGCGTTCATCGTCGTGACCGCGATGCTGCACATCGTCAACCACATGTCGCTGCCGGTCAGCCTGTTCAAGTCCTATTCGGCCTACTCGGGTGCGACGGACGCGATGATCCAGTGGTGGTACGGCCACAACGCCGTGGGCTTCTTCCTGACCACCGGTTTCCTGGGGATGATGTACTACTTCGTGCCGAAACAGGCCGAGCGCCCGATCTACTCCTATCGCCTGTCGATCGTGCACTTCTGGGCACTGATCACCCTGTACATCTGGGCCGGTCCGCACCACCTGCACTACACCGCACTGCCGGACTGGGCTCAGTCCCTGGGCATGGCGATGTCGATCATCCTGCTGGCTCCGAGCTGGGGCGGCATGATCAACGGCATGATGACCCTGTCGGGCGCCTGGCATAAGTTGCGCACCGACCCGATCCTGCGCTTCCTGGTGGTCTCCCTGGCGTTCTACGGCATGTCGACCTTCGAAGGCCCGATGATGGCCATCAAGACCGTGAACTCCCTGTCGCACTACACCGACTGGACCATCGGCCACGTACACGCCGGCGCTCTGGGCTGGGTAGCAATGATCTCGATCGGCGCGATCTACCACATGATCCCGAAACTGTTCGGTCGTGCGCAGATGCACAGCACCGGCCTGATCAACACCCACTTCTGGCTCGCAACCATCGGTACCGTGCTCTACATCGCTTCGATGTGGGTCAACGGCATCACCCAGGGCCTGATGTGGCGTGCAATCAACGATGACGGCACCCTCACCTACTCGTTCGTCGAAGCGCTGCAAGCCAGCCACCCAGGCTTCATCGTTCGCGCCCTGGGCGGTGCGTTCTTCGCCTCCGGCATGCTGTTCATGGCCTACAACGTCTTCCGTACCGTACGCGCCTCGAACCCGGCTGAAGCCAAAGCCGCCGAACAGATCGCCGTAGTTGGAGCTCACTGA
- the ccoP gene encoding cytochrome-c oxidase, cbb3-type subunit III — protein MTTFWSTWICVLTIGSLIGLTWLLIGTRKGETKGSVDQTMGHSFDGIEEYDNPLPQWWFMLFAGTLVFAVGYLILYPGLGNWKGILPGYENGWTGVHEWEKEMAKADAKFGPIFAKFAAMPVEEVAKDPQALKMGGRLFASNCSVCHGSDAKGAFGFPNLSDSDWRWGGAAETIKATIMGGRMAMMPAWGEVLGEAGVKNVAAYVRHDLAGLPLPADSKADLPAGQQAFSTTCVACHGANGQGTEAMGAPNLTHPAGFIYGTSLTQLEQTIRHGRQGHMPAQNELLGNDKVQLLAAYVYSLSHGLNTERLQAEDNRK, from the coding sequence ATGACCACCTTCTGGAGTACGTGGATCTGCGTACTGACCATCGGCAGCCTGATCGGCCTGACCTGGCTGCTGATCGGCACCCGCAAGGGCGAAACCAAAGGCAGCGTCGACCAGACCATGGGCCACAGCTTCGACGGCATCGAGGAGTACGACAACCCGCTGCCGCAATGGTGGTTCATGCTGTTCGCCGGCACGCTGGTGTTTGCCGTCGGCTACCTGATTCTTTACCCGGGCCTGGGCAACTGGAAAGGCATCCTGCCCGGCTACGAGAACGGCTGGACCGGCGTGCACGAATGGGAAAAGGAGATGGCCAAGGCTGACGCGAAGTTCGGACCGATCTTCGCCAAATTCGCAGCGATGCCAGTAGAAGAAGTGGCCAAGGACCCGCAGGCACTGAAAATGGGCGGCCGCCTGTTTGCCTCCAACTGCTCGGTGTGCCACGGCTCGGACGCCAAGGGTGCATTCGGCTTCCCCAACCTGAGCGACAGCGACTGGCGCTGGGGCGGCGCGGCCGAAACGATCAAGGCCACCATCATGGGCGGCCGGATGGCGATGATGCCAGCCTGGGGCGAAGTCCTGGGCGAAGCCGGTGTGAAGAACGTCGCCGCTTATGTGCGCCATGATCTGGCCGGCCTGCCGCTGCCTGCCGACAGCAAAGCCGACCTTCCGGCCGGACAGCAAGCGTTCAGCACTACTTGCGTCGCCTGTCACGGAGCTAATGGCCAGGGCACCGAAGCCATGGGCGCGCCGAACCTCACGCACCCGGCCGGGTTCATTTACGGCACCAGCCTGACGCAGCTTGAACAAACGATTCGCCATGGTCGCCAGGGCCATATGCCGGCGCAAAACGAACTGCTCGGCAACGACAAGGTGCAATTGCTGGCCGCGTATGTGTACAGCCTGTCCCACGGTTTGAATACCGAGCGCCTGCAGGCTGAAGACAACCGCAAGTAA
- a CDS encoding cbb3-type cytochrome oxidase subunit 3: protein MFELSTGMIRGLGTVVVFVAFVGLTLWVFNSKRSPEFAEARLLPFADEPQPDTTEESATRSTRP, encoded by the coding sequence ATGTTTGAATTGAGCACTGGAATGATCCGCGGTCTCGGCACCGTCGTGGTGTTCGTGGCCTTCGTCGGCTTGACCCTGTGGGTATTCAACAGCAAGCGCAGCCCGGAATTCGCCGAAGCGCGCCTGCTGCCCTTCGCCGACGAGCCACAACCCGACACCACCGAAGAATCAGCAACAAGGAGTACCCGGCCATGA
- the ccoO gene encoding cytochrome-c oxidase, cbb3-type subunit II: MKHETIEKNVGLLLLLMILAVSIGGLTQIVPLFFQDVTNKPVEGMKPYTALQLEGRDIYIREGCVGCHSQMIRPFRAETERYGHYSVAGESVWDHPFLWGSKRTGPDLARVGARYSDDWHRAHLYNPRNVVPESKMPAYPWLVANQLDSSHTETKIKAMRTLGVPYTDEDIAGAVASLKGKSEMDALVAYLQVLGTAIKSKR; encoded by the coding sequence ATGAAACACGAAACTATCGAGAAAAACGTCGGCCTGTTGCTGCTGCTGATGATCCTGGCCGTGAGCATCGGAGGCCTGACCCAGATCGTCCCGCTGTTCTTCCAGGACGTGACCAACAAACCGGTGGAAGGCATGAAGCCCTACACCGCACTGCAACTGGAAGGTCGCGACATCTATATCCGCGAAGGCTGTGTCGGGTGTCACTCGCAGATGATCCGCCCGTTCCGCGCCGAAACCGAACGTTACGGTCACTACTCTGTGGCCGGCGAAAGCGTCTGGGATCACCCGTTCCTGTGGGGCTCGAAGCGCACCGGGCCGGACCTGGCGCGGGTCGGCGCGCGCTACTCGGATGACTGGCACCGCGCGCACTTGTACAACCCGCGCAACGTCGTGCCGGAGTCGAAGATGCCGGCCTACCCGTGGCTGGTGGCCAATCAGCTCGACAGCAGTCATACCGAAACCAAGATCAAGGCCATGCGCACCCTGGGCGTGCCGTACACCGACGAAGACATCGCCGGTGCCGTCGCTTCGCTCAAGGGCAAGAGCGAGATGGACGCGCTGGTCGCCTACCTGCAAGTGCTCGGCACTGCCATCAAGAGCAAGAGGTGA